The following is a genomic window from Salinibacterium sp. UTAS2018.
TTTTCAACGCAGGCTCGCTAACCAACTGTCGAGACTGGGTGGATGATTCGAGCCCCGTTCAGCGTCATTCTCGCGTTCCTCATCGCCGCGTCGACGGGCAGTAGCCCAGTCGTTAGCGCGGAGTCGGTCTGGAGTTGGCCCGTCGAGGCACCGCATCCGATCATCCGCCCCTATATTGCACCTGAAACGCCCTATTCAGCGGGACACCGTGGAATCGATATCGGCGCGGGAGCGTCAATCGAGGTGCGTGCGCCGGCTGCGGGCGTGGTGCACTTCGCCGGCACGGTTGTTGATCGCCCGGTGCTGTCGAT
Proteins encoded in this region:
- a CDS encoding M23 family metallopeptidase is translated as MIRAPFSVILAFLIAASTGSSPVVSAESVWSWPVEAPHPIIRPYIAPETPYSAGHRGIDIGAGASIEVRAPAAGVVHFAGTVVDRPVLSIKHPGGLITSYEPVTSALARGDPVTQGQVVGELQPGHCSVACLHFGVRLDGEYVSPLNYLGAIPRAILLPTRKP